One window of Camelina sativa cultivar DH55 chromosome 4, Cs, whole genome shotgun sequence genomic DNA carries:
- the LOC104780959 gene encoding senescence/dehydration-associated protein At3g51250: MNNPSHGGDEKQRPAMYPVIDQSIPDNPFAQTNPYPSSPHLYPSLSSQNLGPNLFPHHGDASGNQSPSAPPQATEEVLIRVPGAILNLIDKSYSVELACGDFTIVRIIQGDNIVAVLANVGDEIQWPLTKNEVAAKVDESHYFFSIHPPKEEGHGSGSDSDDDILNYGLTIASKGQENLLLVLDQVLRDYSCFTEQRMSEKAKETGEEVLGSSVVAQTSPEELKGERKDVVEGQCAAYWTTLAPNVEDYSHNTAKMIASGSGKLIRGILWCGDVTVERLRKGNEVMKNRLSRAEKEKDVSPETLRRIKRVKRVTQMTEKVATGVLSGVVKVSGFITGSVANSKAGKKLFGLLPGEIVLASLDGFSKICDAVEVAGKNVMSTSSTVTTELVNHRYGTKAAEATNEGLDAAGHAFGTAWVAFKIRKALNPKSVLKPTTLAKSAVSDLKAKKGSK; this comes from the exons ATGAATAATCCTTCACACGGTGGTGACGAGAAGCAACGGCCGGCGATGTATCCGGTAATCGATCAATCAATTCCTGATAATCCTTTTGCTCAGACGAATCCTTACCCTTCTTCCCCTCACCTATATCCTTCTCTCTCGTCGCAAAATCTCGGACCTAATCTCTTCCCTCACCACGGAGATGCATCCGGAAACCAGTCACCATCTGCTCCGCCTCAGGCGACGGAGGAGGTTCTAATCCGTGTCCCCGGGGCTATTCTCAACCTAATCGACAAATCCTACAGCGTCGAACTCGCGTGCGGTGATTTCACCATCGTTCGTATCATCCAAGGGGATAACATCGTCGCGGTTCTAGCCAATGTTGGGGATGAGATTCAATGGCCGTTGACGAAGAACGAGGTTGCCGCTAAGGTTGATGAATCGCACTATTTCTTCTCGATTCATCCGCCGAAGGAGGAAGGACATGGATCTGGGTCCGATTCGGATGATGATATTCTTAATTACGGTTTGACCATTGCTTCCAAAGGGCAAGAGAATTTGTTACTTGTGCTTGATCAGGTTTTGAGAGACTATAGTTGTTTCACAGAGCAGAGAATGTCTGAAAAGGCAAAGGAGACGGGTGAAGAGGTGCTGGGAAGTTCGGTTGTGGCGCAGACTTCGCCGGAGGAGCTTAAGGGTGAGAGGAAAGACGTTGTGGAAGGTCAATGTGCGGCGTATTGGACTACGCTTGCGCCTAATGTTGAGGATTACAGTCACAATACTGCTAAAATGATAGCTTCCGGGTCTGGTAAGCTGATCAGAGGGATACTGTGGTGTGGGGATGTAACTGTGGAGAGACTCAGGAAAGGGAACGAGGTTATGAAGAATAGGCTAAGTCGTGCTGAGAAGGAGAAGGATGTTAGCCCTGAGACACTGAGGAGAATCAAGAG GGTTAAGAGAGTGACACAAATGACAGAGAAAGTTGCGACTGGTGTTCTTTCTGGTGTTGTCAAAGTCTCGGGATTCATCACTGGTTCAGTGGCAAACTCGAAAGCTGGAAAGAAGCTTTTTGGCCTTTTGCCTGGAGAGATTGTTCTCGCATCCCTCGATGGATTTA GCAAGATCTGTGATGCTGTTGAAGTGGCTGGGAAAAATGTAATGTCAACTTCATCAACTGTCACAACAGAACTCGTCAATCACAG GTACGGCACAAAAGCAGCAGAGGCAACCAACGAAGGGTTAGATGCAGCAGGACATGCTTTTGGAACCGCATGGGTTGCTTTCAAGATCCGAAAGGCACTTAACCCCAAAAGTGTCTTAAAACCTACAACATTGGCCAAGTCCGCTGTTTCTGATTTAAAGGCTAAGAAAGGGTCCAAGTAA
- the LOC104780958 gene encoding naringenin,2-oxoglutarate 3-dioxygenase-like, translated as MAPGTLTELAGESKLNSKFVRDEDERPKVAYNEFSDEIPVISLAGIDDVDGKRGEICRQIVEACENWGIFQVVDHGVDTNLVSDMTRLARDFFALPPEEKLRFDMSGGKKGGFIVSSHLQGEAVQDWREIVTYFSYPVRNRDYSRWPDTPEGWVKVTEEYSERLMGLACKLLEVLSEAMGLEKESLTNACVDMDQKIVVNYYPKCPQPDLTLGLKRHTDPGTITLLLQDQVGGLQATRDDGKTWITVQPVEGAFVVNLXXXXKFLSNGRFKNADHQAVVNSNSSRLSIATFQNPAPDATVYPLKIREGEKAILEEPITFAEMYKRKMGRDLELARLKKLAKEKKHDHEEAAKPVDQQIFA; from the exons ATGGCTCCAGGAACTCTGACTGAGCTCGCCGGAGAGTCTAAGCTCAACTCTAAGTTCGTCCGAGACGAAGATGAACGCCCCAAAGTCGCCTATAATGAGTTCAGCGACGAAATCCCGGTGATCTCTCTCGCCGGTATCGACGATGTTGATGGTAAAAGAGGAGAGATCTGCCGTCAGATCGTGGAGGCTTGTGAGAATTGGGGCATCTTCCAGGTCGTTGATCATGGCGTCGATACCAATTTGGTGTCGGATATGACTCGTCTCGCTCGTGACTTCTTTGCTTTACCTCCGGAAGAGAAGCTCCGGTTTGACATGTCCGGTGGTAAAAAAGGAGGATTCATCGTCTCTAGCCATCTCCAG GGAGAGGCTGTGCAAGATTGGAGAGAGATCGTGACGTATTTCTCGTACCCGGTGAGAAACAGAGACTACTCAAGGTGGCCAGATACGCCGGAGGGATGGGTGAAAGTAACTGAAGAGTATAGTGAGAGGCTGATGGGTTTGGCTTGTAAGCTTCTTGAGGTTTTGTCTGAAGCTATGGGTCTTGAGAAAGAGTCACTTACCAATGCATGCGTCGATATGGACCAAAAGATAGTTGTTAATTATTACCCAAAATGCCCTCAGCCTGATCTAACCCTGGGACTCAAACGCCACACTGACCCTGGAACCATCACTTTGCTGCTACAAGACCAAGTCGGTGGATTACAAGCCACACGAGACGATGGCAAGACGTGGATTACGGTTCAGCCTGTTGAAGGAGCGTTTGTCGTCAATCTNNNNNNNNNNN ttaagtttCTGAGCAATGGGAGGTTCAAGAACGCGGATCATCAAGCCGTGGTGAACTCTAACTCGAGCAGACTATCCATAGCCACGTTCCAGAATCCAGCTCCCGACGCCACAGTGTATCCACTTAAAataagagaaggagagaaagcaatCTTGGAGGAGCCAATCACGTTCGCAGAGATGTATAAGAGAAAGATGGGAAGAGATTTGGAGCTAGCTCGCCTCAAGAAGCTagctaaagagaagaaacatgaCCACGAGGAAGCTGCCAAACCTGTCGACCAacaaatctttgcttag
- the LOC104780963 gene encoding protein POLLENLESS 3-LIKE 2-like: MMRDVFRPTKSAPCSPAKPLGISRTQSESFHAIHKVPVGDSPYVRAKNVQLVEKDPERAIPLFWKAINAGDRVDSALKDMAIVMKQQNRAEEAIEAIKSLRVRCSDQAQESLDNILLDLYKRCGRLDDQIGLLKHKLFLIQKGLAFNGKRTKTARSQGKKFQVSVEQEATRLLGNLGWALMQRDNFVEAEDAYRRALSIAPDNNKMCNLGICLMKQGRIDEAKDTLRRVKPAVVDGPRGVDSHLKAYERAQQMLNDLGSEMMRRGGDDKVEQRRLFDAIFGSSSIWQPQPCSEQNVKPKSKPALINDGYGDENAKVSVNPVVVNPLRVDAKPFFSSKLIISNNEKLKRTRSSSQNMGVMSGDDHEVETNTKRRLSMEKKATDCGLPDNKDFEDAILAAVLGTETKVDKKRLKVFQDITLCINQSL; encoded by the exons ATGATGAGAGATGTATTCAGGCCGACCAAATCAGCCCCGTGCTCTCCTGCAAAGCCACTTGGTATCTCGCGTACTCAGTCTGAATCGTTTCATGCTATCCACAAAGTCCCTGTAGGAGACAGTCCTTATGTCAGAGCAAAGAATGTTCAG TTGGTGGAGAAGGATCCAGAGAGAGCAATTCCTCTGTTCTGGAAGGCCATTAATGCTGGAGATAGAGTGGACAGTGCTTTGAAAGACATGGCTATTGTGATGAAGCAACAAAACCGCGCTGAAGAAGCCATAGAAGCGATCAAATCTCTCAGAGTTAGATGTTCAGATCAAGCCCAGGAGTCTCTGGACAATATCCTCTTAGATCTCTATAAG AGATGTGGGAGATTAGATGACCAGATTGGACTTTTGAAACACAAACTCTTTTTGATACAAAAAGGTCTCGCCTTTAATGGTAAACGAACCAAAACCGCGAGATCTCAAGGCAAGAAATTTCAGGTCTCTGTGGAGCAAGAAGCCACCCGGTTACTG GGAAACTTGGGATGGGCACTGATGCAAAGAGACAATTTTGTGGAAGCTGAAGATGCTTACAGGAGAGCTTTATCGATAGCAccagacaacaacaaaatgtgCAACCTTGGTATCTGCCTTATGAAGCAAGGAAGGATTGATGAAGCCAAAGATACTTTACGACGTGTGAAACCAGCGGTCGTGGATGGTCCTAGAGGTGTGGATTCTCATCTTAAAGCATACGAGAGAGCGCAGCAGATGCTTAACGATCTTGGATCTGAGATGATGAGAAGAGGAGGTGATGATAAGGTTGAACAAAGAAGGCTCTTTGACGCCATCTTTGGATCTTCCTCCATATGGCAACCCCAGCCTTGTAGTGAACAGAACGTGAAACCAAAATCGAAGCCTGCTTTGATCAACGATGGATACGGTGACGAGAACGCGAAGGTGAGTGTGAATCCAGTTGTAGTAAACCCATTGAGGGTTGATGCGAAGCCGTTCTTCTCTTCAAAGTTGATCATAAGTAACAACGAGAAGCTGAAGAGAACGAGATCATCGAGCCAAAACATGGGAGTAATGAGTGGTGATGATCATGAGGTAGAGACAAACACGAAAAGGAGACTGTCGATGGAGAAGAAAGCAACAGACTGTGGATTACCAGACaacaaagactttgaagatgcgATCTTGGCTGCTGTTTTAGGGACAGAAACAAAAGTGGACAAGAAGAGGCTCAAGGTGTTCCAGGACATCACTTTGTGCATCAATCAGAGTCTCTAA
- the LOC104780964 gene encoding uncharacterized protein LOC104780964 has translation MGCCQSRIDSKEIVSRCKARKRYLKQLVKARQTLSVSHALYLRSLRAVGSSLVHFSSKETPLHFRNHPPSPSPPPPPPPRPPPPPLSPGSETTTWTSTTNSSALPPPPPPPPPPPPPPPPSSTWDFWDPFIPPPPSSSEEEWEEDTTTTTATRTATGTGTGSDAAVTTAPTTATPQASSVVSGFSKDTMTTTTTGSELAVVVSRNGKDLMEIIKEVDEYFLKAADSGAPLSSLLEISTSITAFSGHTKAGKMYSNYECNLNPTSFWTRGFVPKLNEYRTAGVVVGGNCIVGSHSSTVDRLYAWEKKLFQEVKNAESIKMEHEKKLEQVRRLEMKRAEYVKSEKAKKDVEKLESQLSVSSQAIQSASNEIIKLRETELYPQLVELVKGLMCMWRSMYESHQVQTHIVQQLKYLNTIPSTEPTSELHRQSTLQLELEIQQWHHSFCNLVKAQRDYIQSLTGWLRLSLFQFSKNPLVRSSYESKIYSFCEEWHLAIDRIPDKVASEGIKSFLTAVHGIVAQQADEHKQKKRTEAMLKDFEKKSAALRALESKYSPYSVPESRKTNPVIEKRVKVEMLKAKAEEEKSKHEKSVSVTRAMTLNNLQMGFPHVFQAMVGFSSVCMQAFESVYNEAKSIGEDQEEVKRLLP, from the exons ATGGGTTGTTGTCAGTCAAGGATAGATAGCAAAGAGATAGTGTCTCGTTGCAAAGCAAGGAAGAGGTACTTGAAACAGCTTGTCAAAGCTAGACaaactctctctgtctctcacgCGCTTTATCTCCGTTCTCTACGCGCCGTCGGCTCTTCCCTTGTCCACTTCTCTTCCAAAGAAACTCCTCTTCACTTCCGCAACCATCCtccatctccttctcctcctccaccacctccgccgcgtcctcctcctcctcctcttagcCCTGGCTCAGAAACCACTACTTGGACCTCTACCACCAATTCATCCgctctccctcctcctcctcctccgccgccgcctccacctcctcctcctccgccttctTCTACATGGGACTTCTGGGATCCGTTTATACCGCCGCCTCCTTCTTCCTCAGAGGAAGAGTGGGAGGAAGacacaaccaccaccaccgcaaCAAGAACCGCGACAGGAACCGGAACTGGTTCTGACGCTGCTGTCACGACTGCTCCGACGACAGCTACTCCTCAAGCTTCGTCTGTAGTGAGTGGATTCTCTAAAGATACAATGACAACGACGACGACGGGGAGTGAGTTAGCAGTTGTGGTGTCGAGGAATGGTAAAGATCTAATGGAGATTATTAAAGAAGTGGATGAGTATTTCCTTAAAGCTGCAGATTCTGGTGCTCCACTCTCTTCTCTCCTTGAAATCTCAACCTCCATCACTGCCTTTTCTGGTCATACCAAAGCAG GGAAAATGTACAGTAACTACGAATGCAATTTGAATCCGACGTCGTTTTGGACAAGGGGATTTGTTCCTAAGTTAAACGAATACAGAACCGCAGGAGTAGTAGTTGGAGGAAACTGCATTGTTGGTAGCCATTCATCTACAGTGGATAGACTCTATGCTTGGGAgaagaaactttttcaagaggTCAAg AATGCAGAGAGCATAAAGATGGAGCATGAGAAGAAATTGGAGCAAGTGAGGAGGCTTGAGATGAAGAGAGCTGAGTATGTCAAATCTGAGAAGGCtaagaaagacgttgagaagtTAGAATCTCAGCTCTCAGTTTCTTCACAAGCCATCCAAAGTGCCTCTAACGAGATCATCAAGCTCAGAGAGACCGAGCTTTATCCTCAGCTCGTTGAGCTTGTTAAAGG GCTAATGTGTATGTGGAGGAGTATGTACGAGAGCCACCAGGTTCAAACTCATATTGTTCAGCAGCTTAAGTACCTCAACACCATTCCATCCACTGAACCTACATCCGAGCTTCACAGACAATCAACTCTTCAGCTTGAGCTCGAGATCCAACAATGGCATCATTCTTTCTGCAATTTAGTCAAGGCTCAGCGTGACTACATCCAATCTCTCACAGGTTGGCTCAGGTTAAGTTTGTTTCAGTTCAGCAAGAATCCACTTGTTAGGAGTAGCTACGAGTCAAAGATCTACAGCTTCTGTGAGGAATGGCATTTAGCTATCGATCGGATCCCTGATAAAGTAGCATCTGAAGGGATCAAAAGCTTTCTGACTGCAGTCCATGGAATTGTGGCTCAACAAGCCGACGAGcataagcagaagaagagaacagaAGCTATGTTAAAAGATTTTGAGAAGAAATCAGCTGCGCTGAGAGCGCTTGAGAGCAAGTATAGTCCATATTCAGTGCCTGAGAGCAGGAAAACGAACCCTGTGATAGAGAAGAGAGTAAAGGTTGAGATGCTAAAAGCAAaggcagaagaagagaaaagtaaGCATGAGAAGTCAGTGAGTGTGACCAGAGCCATGACTCTAAATAACTTGCAGATGGGATTCCCTCATGTGTTTCAGGCAATGGTTGGGTTTTCAAGTGTGTGTATGCAAGCCTTTGAGTCTGTGTACAACGAAGCTAAGAGCATAGGTGAGGATCAAGAGGAGGTCAAGAGGTTGCTCCCTTAG
- the LOC104780965 gene encoding L10-interacting MYB domain-containing protein-like — protein sequence MANRIFGEEQYHHHHQQQQPKWTPFLTKLLADLLVDQVLKGNRVNNSLPNKAWNFISSEFYKTSGLQWDKEHLKNRFALLKRQFALVKLLLSRDDFVFDESTGSVIATDEAWDQYVKEYPDAEDIRTIGCPIYKQLCQIFAEDSMTNGKHVVCSSEYDDTAAVCSPTPKRRRRGVEASIANATFEMAAASKLRTTALMQLSSRFSLSECIRELDRIHGVPEDVYFAALESFNNQSVRETFLSLKCDMRLAWLQWKCAKS from the exons ATGGCGAATCGAATCTTCGGTGAAGAgcagtatcatcatcatcatcagcagcagcaaccaAAGTGGACGCCTTTCCTAACGAAGCTACTCGCAGATCTATTAGTCGATCAAGTCCTTAAAGGAAACAGAGTGAACAATTCTCTCCCAAATAAAGCTTGGAACTTTATATCCTCTGAGTTTTACAAAACAAGTGGTCTTCAATGGGATAAAGAACATCTCAAGAACAGATTCGCTCTTCTCAAACGCCAATTTGCACTTGTTAAGTTACTACTATCTCGAGATGACTTCGTTTTTGATGAATCCACTGGTTCTGTTATCGCCACTGATGAAGCTTGGGACCAATATGTAAAG GAGTATCCAGATGCAGAGGACATAAGAACAATTGGTTGTCCTATCTACAAGCAGCTCTGCCAGATATTCGCAGAAGATTCCATGACCAATGGGAAACATGTAGTGTGTTCATCTGAGTATGATGATACTGCTGCAGTGTGTTCTCCTACTCCTAAGAGAAGGCGCAGAGGCGTGGAGGCGTCTATTGCCAATGCTACATTTGAAATGGCAGCTGCATCGAAGCTGCGGACTACTGCTTTGATGCAGCTGAGTAGCAGGTTCTCTCTTTCCGAGTGTATCAGAGAGCTAGATCGGATTCACGGCGTACCTGAGGATGTCTATTTTGCAGCACTCGAGTCCTTCAATAACCAAAGTGTAAGGGAGACATTCTTGTCTTTGAAATGTGACATGCGCTTGGCCTGGCTTCAATGGAAGTGTGCCAAGAGCTGA
- the LOC104780960 gene encoding proteasome subunit alpha type-7-A: MARYDRAITVFSPDGHLFQVEYALEAVRKGNAAVGVRGIDTVVLAVEKKSTPKLQDSRSARKIVSLDNHIALACAGLKADARVLINKARIECQSHRLTLEDPVTVEYITRYIAGLQQKYTQSGGVRPFGLSTLIVGFDPYTRTPALYQTDPSGTFSAWKANATGRNSNSIREFLEKNYKESSGQETVKLAIRALLEVVESGGKNIEVAVMTREEGVLKQLEEEEIDIIVAEIEAEKAAAEAAKKGPAKET; the protein is encoded by the exons ATGGCGAGATACGATCGAGCAATCACAGTGTTTTCCCCAGATGGCCATCTATTCCAGGTCGAGTATGCCCTGGAAGCCGTCCGCAAGGGTAACGCCGCCGTCGGAGTCCGCGGCATCGATACTGTTGTCCTCGCCGTCGAGAAGAAATCCACCCCTAAGCTCCAGGATTCTAG aTCAGCTAGAAAGATTGTGAGCCTTGATAATCACATTGCATTGGCTTGTGCTGGGTTGAAGGCAGATGCCCGTGTCCTGATAAACAAAGCGAGGATAGAGTGTCAAAGCCACAGGCTTACCTTGGAGGACCCAGTCACTGTTGAGTACATCACTCGCTACATAGCTGGTCTTCAACAGAAGTATACTCAAAGTGGTGGTGTCAGGCCTTTTGGTCTTTCCACTCTTATCGTTGGTTTTGACCCTTACACTCGTACACCCGCGCTTTATCAGACTGATCCGTCTGGTACCTTCTCTGCTTGGAAGGCTAATGCTACTGGGAGAAACTCTAACTCTATTAGAGAGTTTCTGGAGAAAAACTATAAAGAAAGCTCTGGCCAAGAAACTGTTAAGCTTGCTATCCGTGCTCTGCTTGAG GTAGTTGAGAGCGGGGGAAAGAACATTGAGGTTGCTGTAATGACACGAGAGGAAGGTGTTCTGAAGcagctagaagaagaagaaatcgataTTATTGTGGCTGAGATCGAAGCAGAGAAGGCTGCTGCAGAAGCGGCCAAGAAAGGCCCTGCGAAGGAAACATGA
- the LOC104780962 gene encoding serine/threonine-protein kinase rio2-like isoform X2 produces MKLDVNVLRYLSKDDFRVLTAVEMGMRNHEIVPSELVERIASLKHGGTYKVLKNLLKYKLLHHDASKYDGFRLTYLGYDFLAIKTLVNRGIFTGVGRQIGVGKESDIFEVAQEDGTILAMKLHRLGRTSFRAVKSKRDYLRHRSSFSWLYLSRLAALKEFAFMKALEEHDFPVPKAIDCNRHCVIMSLVQGYPMVQVKQLQNPETIFEKIIGIVVRLAEHGLIHCDFNEFNIMIDDEEKITMIDFPQMVSVSHRNAQMYFDRDIECIFKFFRKRFNMTFHEDKGESDETEVDENSRPSFYDITKDANALDRDLEASGFTRKEQNDLDKFIEGGVEKSEDSDEDEDEESDDKEQTCESNEEENVDELKSLQLQEKKSSDGVEAEVKCDVTEKGENSEDKDDAESDEEEEEDDPELVKQLGKQRRRAMAAARGGRKSQSSRNTYKDKGGRSQNSKIHSNMSGW; encoded by the exons ATGAAGCTTGACGTGAATGTGTTGAGATATCTATCCAAAGATGATTTTCGAGTTCTCACTGCAGTCGAGATGGGAATGCGAAAC CATGAGATTGTTCCTTCTGAGCTTGTGGAACGCATTGCTTCTCTTAA ACATGGAGGCACATACAAGGTCCTGAAGAACTTGCTTAAGTATAAGCTCTTGCACCACGATGCCTCTAAAT ATGATGGATTCAGACTCACCTATCTTGGTTATGACTTTCTTGCTATTAAAACATTGGTCAACCGTGGTATATTTACTGGTGTTGGTCGTCAAATTGGGGTCGGTAAAGAGTCAG ACATATTTGAGGTCGCTCAGGAAGATGGAACTATTCTGGCAATGAAGTTACATAGACTAGGGAGAACCTCCTTTAGGGCTGTCAAGTCTAAGCGTGACTACTTGAGGCATCGCAGTAGTTTCAGCTGGTTGTATCTTTCCAGACTTGCGGCTCTCAAGGAATTTGCTTTTATGAAG GCTTTGGAAGAACATGACTTTCCGGTTCCCAAAGCTATTGACTGCAATAGGCATTGTGTTATCATGTCCCTTGTGCAAGGTTACCCCAT GGTTCAAGTGAAGCAATTACAGAACCCTGAGACAATTTTCGAGAAGATCATTGGCATTGTTGTTCGTTTGGCTGAGCATGGTCTAATTCATTGTGACTTCAATGAATTTAACATCATG attgatgatgaagagaagataACAATGATTGACTTTCCACAAATGGTATCTGTTTCACACCGAAATGCACAGAT GTACTTTGACCGTGATATCGAGTGCATCTTCaagttttttagaaaaag ATTCAATATGACTTTCCATGAAGATAAAGGTGAATCAGATGAGACGGAGGTGGATGAGAACAGCAGACCATCTTTTTACGATATAACTAAAGATGCTAATGCTCTGGATAGAGATCTAGAAGCTAGTGGGTTCACAAGAAAGGAGCAGAATGACCTCGATAAA TTTATTGAAGGCGGGGTGGAGAAGAGTGAAGATtctgatgaggatgaggatgaggaatCTGATGATAAAGAGCAGACATGCGAGTCCAATGAAGAGGAAAACGTTGATGAATTGAAATCATTACAGTTGCAAGAGAAG AAAAGTTCAGATGGTGTTGAGGCAGAAGTTAAGTGTGATGTTACCGAGAAAGGTGAAAACAGTGAAGACAAAGATGATGCTGAAAGCGATGAG gaggaggaagaggatgatccAGAGCTGGTCAAACAATTGGGAAAGCAAAGACGCAGAGCCATGGCAGCAGCCAGAGGAGGTAGAAAGTCGCAGTCGTCAAGAAACACATACAAGGACAAAGGAGGCCGATCCCAAAACTCCAAGATTCACAGCAATATGAGCGgctggtga
- the LOC104780962 gene encoding serine/threonine-protein kinase rio2-like isoform X1, with protein sequence MKLDVNVLRYLSKDDFRVLTAVEMGMRNHEIVPSELVERIASLKHGGTYKVLKNLLKYKLLHHDASKYDGFRLTYLGYDFLAIKTLVNRGIFTGVGRQIGVGKESDIFEVAQEDGTILAMKLHRLGRTSFRAVKSKRDYLRHRSSFSWLYLSRLAALKEFAFMKALEEHDFPVPKAIDCNRHCVIMSLVQGYPMVQVKQLQNPETIFEKIIGIVVRLAEHGLIHCDFNEFNIMIDDEEKITMIDFPQMVSVSHRNAQMYFDRDIECIFKFFRKRFNMTFHEDKGESDETEVDENSRPSFYDITKDANALDRDLEASGFTRKEQNDLDKFIEGGVEKSEDSDEDEDEESDDKEQTCESNEEENVDELKSLQLQEKEQKSSDGVEAEVKCDVTEKGENSEDKDDAESDEEEEEDDPELVKQLGKQRRRAMAAARGGRKSQSSRNTYKDKGGRSQNSKIHSNMSGW encoded by the exons ATGAAGCTTGACGTGAATGTGTTGAGATATCTATCCAAAGATGATTTTCGAGTTCTCACTGCAGTCGAGATGGGAATGCGAAAC CATGAGATTGTTCCTTCTGAGCTTGTGGAACGCATTGCTTCTCTTAA ACATGGAGGCACATACAAGGTCCTGAAGAACTTGCTTAAGTATAAGCTCTTGCACCACGATGCCTCTAAAT ATGATGGATTCAGACTCACCTATCTTGGTTATGACTTTCTTGCTATTAAAACATTGGTCAACCGTGGTATATTTACTGGTGTTGGTCGTCAAATTGGGGTCGGTAAAGAGTCAG ACATATTTGAGGTCGCTCAGGAAGATGGAACTATTCTGGCAATGAAGTTACATAGACTAGGGAGAACCTCCTTTAGGGCTGTCAAGTCTAAGCGTGACTACTTGAGGCATCGCAGTAGTTTCAGCTGGTTGTATCTTTCCAGACTTGCGGCTCTCAAGGAATTTGCTTTTATGAAG GCTTTGGAAGAACATGACTTTCCGGTTCCCAAAGCTATTGACTGCAATAGGCATTGTGTTATCATGTCCCTTGTGCAAGGTTACCCCAT GGTTCAAGTGAAGCAATTACAGAACCCTGAGACAATTTTCGAGAAGATCATTGGCATTGTTGTTCGTTTGGCTGAGCATGGTCTAATTCATTGTGACTTCAATGAATTTAACATCATG attgatgatgaagagaagataACAATGATTGACTTTCCACAAATGGTATCTGTTTCACACCGAAATGCACAGAT GTACTTTGACCGTGATATCGAGTGCATCTTCaagttttttagaaaaag ATTCAATATGACTTTCCATGAAGATAAAGGTGAATCAGATGAGACGGAGGTGGATGAGAACAGCAGACCATCTTTTTACGATATAACTAAAGATGCTAATGCTCTGGATAGAGATCTAGAAGCTAGTGGGTTCACAAGAAAGGAGCAGAATGACCTCGATAAA TTTATTGAAGGCGGGGTGGAGAAGAGTGAAGATtctgatgaggatgaggatgaggaatCTGATGATAAAGAGCAGACATGCGAGTCCAATGAAGAGGAAAACGTTGATGAATTGAAATCATTACAGTTGCAAGAGAAG GAGCAGAAAAGTTCAGATGGTGTTGAGGCAGAAGTTAAGTGTGATGTTACCGAGAAAGGTGAAAACAGTGAAGACAAAGATGATGCTGAAAGCGATGAG gaggaggaagaggatgatccAGAGCTGGTCAAACAATTGGGAAAGCAAAGACGCAGAGCCATGGCAGCAGCCAGAGGAGGTAGAAAGTCGCAGTCGTCAAGAAACACATACAAGGACAAAGGAGGCCGATCCCAAAACTCCAAGATTCACAGCAATATGAGCGgctggtga
- the LOC104780966 gene encoding rac-like GTP-binding protein ARAC11 has product MSASRFVKCVTVGDGAVGKTCLLISYTSNTFPTDYVPTVFDNFSANVVVNGSTVNLGLWDTAGQEDYNRLRPLSYRGADVFILAFSLISKASYENVSKKWIPELKHYAPGVPIVLVGTKLDLRDDKQFFIDHPGAVPITTAQGEELRKQIGAPTYIECSSKTQENVKAVFDAAIRVVLQPPKQKKKKSKAQKACSIL; this is encoded by the exons ATGAGTGCTTCGAGGTTCGTAAAGTGCGTGACGGTTGGTGATGGAGCTGTCGGAAAAACATGTTTGTTGATTTCTTACACAAGCAACACTTTCCCTACG GATTATGTGCCTACCGTTTTCGATAATTTCAGTGcaaatgttgttgttaatgGAAGCACCGTGAATCTTGGATTGTGGGATACTGCAG GGCAAGAGGATTACAACAGATTAAGACCACTGAGCTACCGTGGAGCAGATGTTTTCATTTTGGCTTTCTCTCTTATCAGTAAAGCCAGTTATGAAAACGTTTCCAAAAAG TGGATCCCGGAGTTGAAACATTATGCGCCTGGTGTCCCCATCGTCCTTGTTGGAACAAAGCTTG ATCTTCGAGATGATAAACAGTTCTTTATCGACCATCCTGGCGCTGTCCCGATTACTACTGCTCAGGGAGAGGAGCTGAGGAAGCAAATAGGAGCACCTACTTACATCGAATGCAGTTCCAAAACTCAAGAG AATGTGAAGGCGGTGTTTGACGCAGCCATCCGAGTGGTGTTGCAACCGccaaagcagaagaagaagaagagcaaagcgCAGAAGGCTTGCTCCATTCTATGA